The following proteins are co-located in the Callithrix jacchus isolate 240 chromosome 10, calJac240_pri, whole genome shotgun sequence genome:
- the OR8B8 gene encoding olfactory receptor 8B8 — protein sequence MRMAAENSSVTEFILTGLTNQPGFQIPLFFLFLGFYVVTVVGNLGLITLIGLNSHLHTPMYFFLYNLSFIDFCYSSVITPKMLMSFVSKKNSISYAGCMTQLFFFLFFVVSESFILTVMAYDRYVAICNPLLYRVTMSPQACLLLLLGVYGMGFAGATAHTACMMGVTFCANNVVNHYMCDILPLLEHACSSTYVNQLVVFVVVGIDIGMPTVTIFISYSLILSSILHIHSMEGKSKAFSTCSSHIIAVSLFFGSGAFMYLKPSSILPMNQGKVSSLFYTTVVPMLNPLIYSLRNKDVKVALKKTLNTYSFS from the coding sequence ATGAGAATGGCTGCTGAGAACTCCTCCGTGACAGAGTTTATCCTCACAGGCTTAACCAACCAGCCGGGATTCCAGATCCCCCTCTTCTTCCTGTTTCTAGGTTTCTACGTGGTCACTGTGGTGGGGAACCTGGGCTTGATAACCCTGATTGGGCTCAACTCTCACCTGCACACCCCTATGTACTTCTTCCTCTATAACTTGTCCTTCATAGACTTCTGCTATTCCAGTGTTAtcactcccaaaatgctgatgaGTTTTGTCTCAAAGAAGAACAGCATCTCCTACGCTGGGTGTATGACTCagctcttcttctttcttttctttgttgtctCTGAGTCCTTCATCCTGACAGTGATGGCGTATGACCGCTACGTGGCCATTTGTAACCCACTGCTGTACAGGGTCACCATGTCTCCCCAGGCATGTTTACTCCTTTTGTTGGGTGTCTATGGGATGGGGTTTGCTGGGGCTACAGCCCACACAGCATGCATGATGGGTGTGACCTTCTGTGCCAATAATGTTGTCAACCACTACATGTGTGACATCCTTCCCCTTCTTGAGCACGCTTGCAGCAGCACCTATGTGAACCAGCTGGTAGTGTTTGTTGTTGTGGGCATTGATATTGGCATGCCCACAGTCACCATCTTCATTTCctattctctcattctctccagCATCCTCCATATTCATTCCATGGAGGGCAAGTCCAAAGCCTTCAGCACCTGCAGCTCCCACATAATTGCAGTTTCTCTGTTCTTTGGGTCAGGGGCATTCATGTATCTCAAGCCCTCATCTATTTTACCTATGAATCAGGGCAAAGTGTCTTCCCTGTTCTATACCACTGTGGTGCCCATGCTCAATCCATTAATTTATAGCCTGAGGAATAAGGATGTCAAAGTTGCTCTAAAGAAAACCTTGAACACATATTCATTCTCCTGA